A single Crateriforma conspicua DNA region contains:
- a CDS encoding DegT/DnrJ/EryC1/StrS family aminotransferase, with amino-acid sequence MPKPPEPSFPTGDDLWPIAAEEIAQAIRHRSELADWAAYDSPIKDDLIRSLCETFGVNHARPVSSGSLAVELALRASGVGPGDGVVVAAFDYPGNFRAVELLGARPVLADIDPDRASMSATSLDEIAGSDVAKSVKAVVVSHLFGQPADIARISQRCRERGWTLIEDACQAPGMRIGGKPAGCFGDVATLSFGGSKPLTSGGGGAVLTDDDAIAARLRSLADRPSDAFGISTFQAAVLLPQLKKLADATIAREARVAQLLQSLSGRLDRWQRVAAPAESSNDDVGCHYKIAWLVADESTRDHVIRLGQSNGVPLGQAFRSMHRSSPRRCDRPVPLNHSRQFGDRCVLLDHRAIASADFNADRLADRIAGIEKEAEQR; translated from the coding sequence TTGCCCAAGCCGCCCGAGCCCTCCTTTCCGACAGGCGATGACCTGTGGCCGATCGCTGCCGAGGAAATTGCCCAAGCGATCCGCCATCGATCCGAACTCGCGGACTGGGCGGCCTACGATTCACCCATCAAGGATGACTTGATCCGATCGCTCTGCGAGACGTTCGGGGTCAATCATGCTCGACCGGTCAGCAGCGGGTCGTTGGCCGTCGAACTGGCGCTTCGAGCCTCCGGTGTCGGCCCGGGCGATGGCGTCGTCGTCGCAGCGTTCGACTATCCGGGCAATTTCCGAGCCGTCGAACTGTTGGGGGCTCGCCCCGTGCTAGCCGACATCGATCCGGACCGGGCCAGCATGTCGGCCACAAGCCTGGACGAGATCGCCGGATCGGATGTGGCGAAGTCGGTCAAAGCCGTCGTGGTGTCGCATCTATTTGGCCAGCCCGCCGACATCGCCAGAATCTCCCAACGGTGTCGCGAACGCGGATGGACTTTGATCGAAGACGCGTGCCAAGCCCCCGGGATGCGGATCGGCGGAAAACCGGCGGGCTGCTTCGGTGACGTCGCGACACTCAGCTTCGGCGGCTCCAAACCGCTGACTTCTGGTGGCGGTGGCGCCGTGTTGACCGATGACGATGCGATCGCGGCGCGACTGCGGTCCCTGGCCGATCGCCCCAGCGACGCCTTCGGGATCTCCACGTTCCAAGCCGCGGTGTTGCTCCCGCAATTGAAGAAACTGGCCGATGCGACCATCGCCCGCGAAGCCCGGGTGGCGCAGCTATTGCAGTCGCTCAGCGGTCGCTTGGATCGGTGGCAACGGGTCGCTGCGCCGGCCGAGTCGTCCAACGATGACGTGGGATGCCATTACAAGATCGCTTGGCTGGTCGCCGACGAATCGACGCGAGATCACGTGATCCGGCTGGGCCAGTCGAACGGCGTGCCGCTGGGCCAAGCGTTTCGATCGATGCACCGATCCAGCCCACGACGTTGTGATCGTCCGGTGCCACTGAACCACAGCCGCCAGTTTGGGGATCGCTGCGTCTTGCTGGATCACCGCGCGATCGCCTCCGCAGATTTCAATGCGGATCGGTTGGCTGACCGCATCGCTGGAATTGAGAAAGAAGCGGAACAGCGATAG
- the yajC gene encoding preprotein translocase subunit YajC, with the protein MMASAIDGFDAVAGMLAQIGGDAAGAAADGAAVDGAAGGEDPGFVQRLLANPLLLPISLFVIFYLTFIAPERRKKADEAKMMASLSKNDRVITIGGIHATVVSVGGDDGVVTLKIDEGGGTRIKVNRSAIASITESANKPKTDGKSAATTEKA; encoded by the coding sequence ATGATGGCATCGGCTATTGACGGCTTCGATGCGGTCGCCGGAATGCTCGCCCAAATCGGTGGTGACGCCGCCGGGGCGGCCGCCGACGGAGCCGCGGTTGATGGCGCCGCAGGCGGCGAAGACCCCGGTTTTGTCCAGCGTTTGTTGGCCAATCCGTTGCTGTTGCCGATCTCGTTGTTCGTCATTTTCTATTTGACCTTCATTGCCCCCGAACGGCGCAAGAAGGCGGACGAGGCCAAGATGATGGCGTCGTTGTCCAAGAACGATCGGGTGATCACGATCGGCGGCATTCACGCGACGGTGGTGTCCGTCGGCGGTGATGACGGCGTGGTGACGTTGAAGATCGACGAAGGCGGCGGCACCAGGATCAAGGTCAATCGATCGGCGATCGCCAGCATCACCGAATCGGCCAACAAGCCAAAGACCGACGGCAAATCGGCCGCGACCACGGAAAAGGCTTAG
- the secD gene encoding protein translocase subunit SecD: MDCNFTDGLMILAQSASVNASDVAADQPSAAGPWIAIAIAAAVLILPFVVGSFLAKAMRMPQMATRLGFILLAVTASAVVLLNKLPGLGVDLRGGTILVYEIDPSKNEQKQADGGQRIQSESLVEPLTQRINPSGTQEIVIRPYGENQIEIIVPEVDQREVDRIKQLIEEAGILRFAIVANQADHQAIIDLARTNAESDYPLREIVGSTDGLLYGRWVAVGREANEVDGVRPFRLGVGNATLRNPDTGNLVNPPAQALFSDEPGTLARWVADQGMSGLEILMVVDPLLDVKGEDLSFASGTVDERGGPAVAFNLTDQGSGRFRALTTNNAPVGTRQRQLGIVLDDVLLSAPTINEPISKQGRITGNFTREEVDRLVAVLEAGQLPAALTPQPIAENQIDATLGKDTIEKGVWAIVVSLALVLIFILVYYMFSGVVACIALLLNLAMILATMVLINQPLTLPGLAGLVLTVGMSVDANVLIFERIREELKKGAKPRMAIRNGFGRATTTIIDANLTTLITAIVLYAIGTDQIRGFAVTLILGILFSMFTAIYVSRTIFDIAEKKGFLSLGMLDFVNSIRSSLAGGGQFDFMGKGKMAMVVSGLLVTLGIASLVMRGSSIFDIDFAGGSSVQFRVDRPVDTDQVRAIVDGVLVSDSGDDLQGTVNGVSIEGIPDGTVFKVDAPIDQVDDLKALIEQGFENSDVADLVTYQVSITPAGDASWLPRRRSLDPSRGLFDPQTGTTLAAAYAQEDDANGDEAADSDSAEGESDETMEVELPGIVFSTAVVQLGVGDEDAGAAINGKTLIDKIVQSASAAGIEVSDREIKLTPMGDNASEWAPDSALTFDQWKVQLPMGQAKADAVMSQLESDLSSEPIWISSSSVGSRVAGDMISRALGALFASLLSIIAYIWFRFQRVIYGVAAVCALIHDVLITLGAIAVSYWLADALGFLLIDPFKISLTVVAALLTIIGYSLNDTIVVFDRIRETKGKSPRLTGEMINSSINQTLSRTLLTSITTLIVVVLLYAFGGAGIHAFAFCLVIGVLVGTYSSIFVASPILLWLVNRGEAKAAA, from the coding sequence ATGGACTGCAACTTCACCGATGGGCTGATGATTCTGGCCCAGTCCGCTTCGGTCAACGCCAGCGATGTCGCGGCGGATCAGCCCAGTGCCGCCGGCCCGTGGATCGCCATCGCGATCGCCGCCGCCGTCCTGATCTTGCCTTTCGTGGTGGGATCATTCTTGGCCAAGGCGATGCGGATGCCACAGATGGCCACCCGCCTGGGCTTCATCCTGTTGGCGGTCACCGCCAGTGCCGTGGTCTTGCTGAACAAGCTGCCCGGCCTGGGTGTCGACCTTCGTGGTGGAACGATCCTGGTTTACGAAATCGACCCGTCCAAAAACGAACAGAAACAAGCCGACGGGGGCCAGCGGATTCAATCCGAAAGCTTGGTCGAACCGCTGACCCAGCGGATCAACCCCAGCGGCACGCAAGAAATCGTGATTCGCCCGTACGGCGAAAACCAAATCGAAATCATCGTGCCCGAAGTCGACCAGCGTGAAGTCGACCGGATCAAACAGCTGATCGAAGAAGCCGGGATTTTGCGGTTCGCGATTGTCGCCAACCAAGCCGACCACCAAGCCATCATCGATTTGGCACGCACCAACGCGGAATCGGATTACCCGTTGCGTGAGATCGTCGGTTCGACCGACGGACTGTTGTACGGACGCTGGGTCGCCGTGGGCCGCGAAGCCAACGAAGTCGACGGAGTCCGTCCGTTCCGGCTGGGCGTCGGTAACGCCACGCTGCGCAACCCGGACACCGGCAATTTGGTCAACCCGCCGGCACAAGCCTTGTTCAGCGACGAACCCGGAACTCTGGCACGCTGGGTCGCCGATCAAGGGATGAGCGGTCTGGAGATCTTGATGGTCGTCGACCCGCTGTTGGACGTAAAAGGCGAAGACCTGTCGTTCGCATCGGGAACGGTTGACGAACGTGGCGGTCCCGCCGTCGCGTTCAACTTGACGGACCAAGGTTCGGGCCGCTTCCGTGCACTGACGACCAACAACGCGCCCGTGGGAACGCGTCAACGCCAGTTGGGGATCGTGCTGGATGACGTCCTGTTGTCGGCTCCGACGATCAACGAGCCCATTTCAAAACAAGGTCGGATCACGGGCAACTTCACTCGCGAAGAAGTCGATCGCTTGGTCGCGGTTTTGGAAGCCGGTCAATTGCCGGCGGCTTTGACGCCCCAGCCGATCGCAGAAAACCAGATCGATGCAACGCTTGGTAAAGACACGATCGAAAAAGGCGTTTGGGCCATCGTCGTTTCCTTGGCGTTGGTGCTAATCTTCATTCTGGTCTACTACATGTTTTCCGGGGTTGTCGCTTGTATCGCCTTGTTGCTGAACCTGGCGATGATTCTGGCGACGATGGTGTTGATCAACCAACCGCTGACGTTGCCTGGCTTGGCCGGTCTGGTTTTGACCGTCGGGATGTCGGTCGACGCGAACGTGCTGATTTTCGAACGCATCCGCGAAGAACTGAAAAAGGGTGCGAAGCCTCGGATGGCGATTCGCAACGGTTTCGGGCGTGCGACGACCACGATCATCGACGCCAACCTGACCACCTTGATCACGGCCATCGTGTTGTACGCGATCGGCACCGACCAGATCCGCGGCTTTGCCGTGACGTTGATCTTGGGGATCCTGTTTTCAATGTTCACCGCGATCTATGTTTCGCGAACGATCTTTGACATCGCCGAAAAGAAGGGTTTCCTTTCGCTTGGCATGCTGGATTTTGTCAACAGCATCCGGTCGTCCCTGGCCGGCGGTGGTCAGTTCGATTTCATGGGCAAGGGCAAGATGGCCATGGTGGTTTCCGGGTTGCTTGTCACCCTGGGAATCGCCAGCTTGGTGATGCGTGGCAGCAGCATCTTTGACATCGACTTTGCCGGTGGATCGTCGGTCCAGTTCCGCGTCGATCGCCCGGTCGATACGGACCAGGTCCGTGCGATCGTCGACGGTGTGTTGGTCAGCGACAGCGGTGATGATCTGCAAGGGACCGTCAACGGTGTCAGCATCGAAGGCATCCCGGACGGGACCGTCTTCAAAGTCGACGCGCCGATCGACCAGGTCGACGATTTGAAAGCGTTGATCGAACAAGGATTTGAAAACTCCGACGTCGCCGATTTGGTCACGTATCAAGTCAGTATCACGCCGGCCGGTGACGCCAGTTGGTTGCCACGTCGTCGCAGCCTGGACCCCAGCCGTGGGCTGTTCGACCCGCAAACGGGAACGACTTTGGCTGCCGCGTATGCCCAAGAGGACGACGCGAACGGCGATGAAGCCGCCGACAGCGATTCGGCAGAAGGCGAATCGGATGAAACGATGGAAGTGGAGCTGCCTGGCATCGTGTTCAGCACGGCAGTGGTCCAGTTGGGCGTCGGCGATGAAGACGCCGGGGCCGCGATCAACGGAAAGACTTTGATCGACAAGATCGTTCAATCCGCCTCGGCGGCAGGCATCGAAGTCAGTGATCGCGAGATCAAGCTGACTCCGATGGGCGACAACGCATCGGAATGGGCACCGGATTCGGCACTGACGTTCGATCAATGGAAGGTCCAATTGCCGATGGGCCAGGCCAAAGCCGATGCCGTGATGTCGCAACTGGAAAGCGATCTGAGTAGTGAACCGATTTGGATCAGCAGCAGCAGCGTCGGATCGCGTGTCGCCGGCGACATGATCAGCCGTGCTTTGGGGGCGTTGTTCGCCAGTCTGTTGTCGATCATCGCCTACATTTGGTTCCGATTCCAACGTGTGATCTACGGCGTCGCCGCGGTGTGTGCGTTGATCCACGACGTGCTGATCACGCTGGGTGCGATTGCCGTCAGCTACTGGTTGGCCGACGCGTTGGGATTCTTGTTGATCGATCCTTTCAAGATCAGCCTGACCGTCGTCGCCGCGTTGCTGACGATCATCGGTTACTCGTTGAACGACACGATCGTCGTGTTTGACCGGATCCGTGAAACGAAGGGCAAGAGTCCTCGGTTGACCGGTGAAATGATCAACAGCAGCATCAATCAAACGCTCAGCCGAACGTTGCTGACGTCGATCACGACGTTGATTGTGGTCGTGTTGTTGTACGCCTTCGGCGGTGCCGGCATTCACGCCTTCGCGTTCTGTTTGGTGATCGGAGTGCTGGTCGGGACGTACAGCAGCATCTTCGTCGCCAGCCCGATTCTGCTGTGGTTGGTCAACCGTGGCGAAGCCAAAGCGGCTGCCTGA